One region of Marivirga arenosa genomic DNA includes:
- a CDS encoding ABC transporter ATP-binding protein, which yields MAENILEISGLNKRYGKIQAVNNLELKVEKGTVFGLLGPNGSGKSTTLGILLGVVQKDSGIYKWFGKEPTAAQRRNLGAILESPTFYPYLSGIQNLKIVCKIKEVPEKRILEVLTQVGLGNRAESPFKSYSLGMKQRLAIASALLSDPEVLILDEPTNGLDPQGIAEIRELIINIAEKGKTIILASHLLDEVQKVCTHFAVLKQGEKIFQGTVAESLMGNEGIELMAEDLDNLKSVASKFPAFVDMKLNNLGRLEVQLSNDTPIHEFHQYLIKNGIILTHLSYINKSLEKQFLQLLSGNE from the coding sequence ATGGCTGAAAATATACTAGAGATTTCAGGACTGAATAAACGCTATGGCAAAATTCAGGCTGTTAATAATCTTGAATTAAAAGTTGAAAAAGGAACAGTCTTTGGCTTGTTAGGGCCAAATGGTAGTGGTAAAAGTACTACTTTAGGAATTTTATTAGGGGTTGTTCAAAAGGATTCTGGTATTTATAAATGGTTTGGTAAGGAACCCACAGCAGCTCAAAGAAGAAATTTGGGTGCTATTTTAGAAAGCCCTACTTTCTATCCTTATTTATCAGGGATTCAAAATCTGAAGATTGTTTGTAAAATTAAGGAGGTTCCAGAAAAAAGAATTTTAGAAGTATTAACCCAAGTGGGTTTAGGGAATAGAGCGGAATCGCCATTTAAAAGTTATTCTTTGGGTATGAAACAGCGTTTAGCCATTGCTTCTGCTTTGCTGTCGGACCCTGAAGTGTTAATACTTGATGAACCTACTAACGGTTTAGATCCTCAAGGTATAGCTGAAATCAGAGAGCTGATTATCAATATTGCTGAAAAAGGTAAGACCATTATTTTGGCGAGTCATTTGCTAGATGAAGTGCAAAAAGTATGCACTCATTTTGCTGTATTAAAGCAAGGTGAGAAGATATTCCAAGGAACTGTTGCCGAAAGCCTAATGGGAAATGAAGGGATTGAACTAATGGCAGAAGATTTAGATAATCTGAAATCAGTAGCCAGTAAATTCCCTGCTTTTGTTGATATGAAACTTAATAATTTAGGTAGGTTAGAGGTGCAATTGTCTAATGACACCCCTATTCATGAATTCCATCAATATTTAATTAAAAATGGAATCATCTTAACTCATCTTTCATATATCAATAAGTCATTAGAGAAACAATTTTTACAACTTTTATCCGGAAACGAATGA
- a CDS encoding ABC transporter permease, translated as MILKYLQIEWLKLKNYKTFIRLASLYFLLLLLIMSSVKILLSWMTNSGVEFQGISPNIIPFYDFPDVWQNLTYLASYLKFFLAFIVIISVTNEYSYRTIRQNIIDGMSPSQFLIAKQTLIFGFSLFNMLVIWLAGTLMGLFYGTNFVFSMYINDMEFLLAHFLELVTFLNLAMLISILLKKAGFAIIGLCFYAIFLEPAIVGILNYKFDDHWLITLFPIHAVNNLIEIPFQRYVFMEIQDYVKVSSAIIALAWLVISVALNYVLIAKRDVN; from the coding sequence ATGATATTGAAATATTTACAAATCGAATGGCTAAAGCTGAAAAATTATAAAACCTTCATAAGGTTAGCTTCTCTGTATTTTTTATTGCTATTGCTGATCATGAGTAGCGTTAAAATTTTACTTTCCTGGATGACCAATTCAGGTGTTGAATTTCAAGGGATTAGCCCAAATATTATTCCTTTTTATGATTTTCCGGATGTATGGCAAAATCTCACTTATTTGGCATCCTACTTAAAGTTCTTTTTAGCTTTCATAGTGATCATTTCAGTAACTAATGAATATAGTTATAGGACGATCCGACAGAACATTATTGATGGAATGTCGCCCTCTCAGTTCTTAATTGCTAAACAGACTTTAATCTTTGGATTTAGTTTGTTTAATATGTTGGTGATTTGGCTTGCAGGTACTTTAATGGGACTGTTTTACGGGACTAATTTCGTTTTCAGTATGTATATAAACGATATGGAGTTTTTATTGGCTCATTTTCTAGAGCTGGTTACATTCCTTAATCTGGCTATGCTCATATCTATTTTATTGAAAAAAGCAGGTTTTGCTATAATAGGACTGTGTTTTTACGCCATATTTTTGGAACCAGCCATAGTAGGGATTCTAAATTATAAATTTGATGATCATTGGTTAATTACACTTTTCCCAATTCATGCGGTAAATAATTTGATTGAAATCCCATTTCAACGGTATGTATTCATGGAAATTCAAGATTATGTAAAAGTAAGTAGTGCAATTATTGCCTTAGCATGGTTGGTCATCAGTGTTGCATTAAATTATGTATTGATTGCAAAAAGAGATGTAAATTAG
- a CDS encoding fatty acid desaturase family protein, which yields MNKNTVKFNTTDNREFVSTLRLRVNQYFKDQKITKYANNRMKIKTAFMLLLYFIPLVLMLSGIINSVGLVIAMFFVMGFGMAGIGLCVMHDANHGVYSKNNLVNKALGFTANFIGAYHINWKIQHNVLHHSFTNINEYDEDIDKKGIIRFSPHQERRSFFKFQAFYAPILYGLMTFYWLIAKDLDQLIRYNKRNLLKAQGLSFSKGLATMLFHKSWYIMLTLVGPILMTSVIWWQVALGFLLMQFISGLILALIFQPAHVINETQFYEVDEKGSVENNWAIHQLHTTSNFANSSSWFSWIVGGLNHQIEHHLFPNICHIHYSSIAPIVKKTAKEFGIPYHHHKSFYAALKSHFSLLNQLGNGEYDKKLALATVAS from the coding sequence ATGAACAAGAACACAGTAAAATTTAACACAACAGACAATCGGGAATTTGTTAGCACTTTAAGATTAAGAGTAAATCAATATTTCAAAGATCAAAAAATTACAAAATACGCGAATAACCGAATGAAAATTAAAACAGCTTTTATGTTATTGCTGTATTTTATTCCGCTAGTACTAATGCTTAGCGGTATTATCAATAGTGTTGGATTAGTGATTGCTATGTTTTTTGTAATGGGATTTGGAATGGCAGGAATAGGCCTATGCGTTATGCATGATGCAAACCATGGCGTTTATTCGAAAAATAATTTAGTAAATAAAGCTTTGGGCTTTACAGCCAACTTTATTGGTGCTTATCATATTAACTGGAAGATACAACACAACGTATTACACCATTCTTTCACCAATATTAATGAATACGATGAAGATATTGACAAAAAGGGCATCATAAGATTTTCACCACATCAAGAAAGAAGAAGCTTTTTTAAATTTCAGGCATTTTATGCTCCAATATTATACGGTTTAATGACCTTTTATTGGTTGATTGCTAAAGATTTAGATCAATTAATACGATACAATAAGCGAAATTTATTGAAAGCTCAAGGTTTAAGCTTCTCAAAAGGACTGGCCACAATGCTATTTCATAAAAGCTGGTATATTATGCTTACGTTGGTAGGTCCAATATTAATGACAAGTGTAATTTGGTGGCAAGTAGCCTTAGGCTTTTTATTAATGCAATTTATTAGCGGTTTGATCCTTGCTTTAATTTTTCAACCCGCACATGTTATAAATGAAACTCAGTTCTATGAAGTAGATGAAAAAGGAAGTGTAGAAAATAATTGGGCAATTCATCAATTACATACTACTTCAAATTTCGCTAACTCATCATCATGGTTTTCATGGATTGTTGGTGGCCTTAATCATCAAATTGAGCATCATTTATTCCCAAATATATGCCACATTCATTATAGCAGTATAGCTCCTATAGTTAAGAAAACAGCAAAAGAATTTGGCATACCTTATCATCATCATAAGTCATTCTATGCAGCTTTAAAGAGTCATTTTTCTTTATTAAACCAATTAGGAAATGGGGAATATGATAAAAAATTAGCTTTAGCTACTGTTGCTAGTTAA